One genomic region from Anticarsia gemmatalis isolate Benzon Research Colony breed Stoneville strain chromosome 7, ilAntGemm2 primary, whole genome shotgun sequence encodes:
- the sty gene encoding sprouty signaling antagonist, giving the protein MDEYGGPAAPPRPPKPAARVHRPTGARQPTVSLLRPRPEAERERNAYVEAPRRAHAAAPAPHSAAHQPLKPVTTQPAAAADKRRAGALPADSIVCESCGRCRCEQCARPRPLPSRWLCGSCLCSAEACVDYASCMCCVKALFYHCGSGEEEAGEPCACGPRLACVGALAVPLPCLWLYWPLRGCAAAGQALYARCRRSGCRCPEPPPRLSSII; this is encoded by the coding sequence ATGGATGAGTATGGCGGGCCGGCGGCGCCGCCCCGGCCGCCCAAGCCGGCGGCGCGCGTCCACAGGCCGACGGGCGCGCGCCAGCCCACCGTGTCGCTGCTGCGGCCGCGGCCCGAGGCCGAGCGCGAGCGCAACGCCTACGTGGAGGCGCCGCGGCGAGCacacgccgccgcgcccgcgccgcactCGGCCGCGCACCAGCCGCTCAAGCCGGTGACGACGCAGCCGGCCGCCGCGGCCGACAAGCGGCGCGCCGGCGCCCTCCCGGCCGACTCGATCGTGTGCGAGAGCTGCGGCCGCTGCCGCTGCGAGCAGTgcgcgcgcccgcgcccgctGCCGTCGCGCTGGCTGTGCGGCTCGTGCCTGTGCAGCGCCGAGGCGTGCGTGGACTACGCGTCGTGCATGTGCTGCGTGAAGGCGCTGTTCTACCACTGCGGGAGCGGCGAGGAGGAGGCGGGCGAGCCGTGCGCCTGCGGGCCGCGCCTGGCCTGCGTGGGCGCGCTGGCGGTGCCGCTGCCGTGCCTGTGGCTGTACTGGCCGCTGCGCGGGTGTGCGGCGGCGGGGCAGGCGCTGTACGCGCGCTGCCGCCGGTCCGGCTGTCGCTGCCCGGAGCCTCCGCCGCGGCTCTCCAGTATTATCTAG